One window of the Bacteroidota bacterium genome contains the following:
- a CDS encoding LD-carboxypeptidase yields MLGKNYVKKGDYVSIIAPAGKISKEVVFSAKSVLESWGLNVILGKNLFKNHFKYSATDRQRLEDFQDALDSKEIKAIICARGGYGLIRIIDKIDFTKFYENPKWIVGFSDICILHSYVNNLFKIPTIHGPMCNGFLQEENKSSLKYLKSILFGKFPFYEIPTNKLNKIGKAKAVLIGGNLSIIDSLIGSKSDFDPKGKILFIEETGEYLYKIDRMMWGLKRSGKLKYLSGLIVGEFSETMEKANVFGKNAYEIISEIVENYDFPVCFDFPSGHGNINYPLIFGNKITLSVEEKSSFLNFD; encoded by the coding sequence ATGTTAGGAAAAAATTATGTGAAAAAAGGAGATTATGTTTCAATAATTGCTCCCGCAGGAAAAATTTCAAAAGAAGTTGTTTTTTCTGCAAAATCAGTTCTTGAGTCTTGGGGATTAAATGTGATTTTAGGAAAAAATCTTTTCAAAAACCATTTCAAATATTCGGCAACAGACCGTCAAAGGCTTGAAGATTTTCAAGATGCTCTTGATTCTAAAGAAATAAAAGCTATTATTTGTGCTAGGGGTGGTTACGGATTAATTAGAATTATCGATAAAATTGATTTTACAAAATTTTATGAAAACCCTAAATGGATAGTTGGCTTTAGTGATATTTGTATTTTGCATTCTTACGTAAATAATCTTTTTAAAATACCAACTATTCATGGTCCTATGTGTAACGGTTTTTTACAAGAAGAAAATAAATCTTCATTGAAATATTTAAAATCTATACTCTTTGGAAAATTCCCCTTTTACGAAATTCCTACTAATAAATTAAATAAAATCGGTAAAGCAAAAGCAGTTCTTATTGGAGGAAATTTAAGCATAATTGACAGCTTGATAGGAAGTAAATCGGATTTTGACCCTAAAGGAAAAATTTTGTTTATAGAAGAAACAGGAGAATATTTATACAAAATAGATCGAATGATGTGGGGATTAAAACGAAGTGGAAAGCTTAAATATTTATCAGGATTGATTGTGGGAGAATTTTCTGAAACAATGGAAAAAGCAAATGTTTTCGGAAAAAATGCCTATGAGATTATTTCAGAAATTGTTGAAAATTATGACTTTCCTGTTTGTTTTGATTTTCCTTCGGGACATGGAAATATCAATTATCCATTAATATTTGGAAATAAAATTACTTTGTCAGTTGAAGAAAAAAGTAGCTTTTTGAATTTTGATTAA
- the nusA gene encoding transcription termination factor NusA: MDRDNIIESFAGLKDIKNIDRVKMIRVLESVFLDLIERKFGSAENYDIIINAEKGDIQIWRNREIVEDKDVEDDNSQIGITEAQKIEEDFEVGEDISDEIKIASFGRRAIQTAKVNMQNKIIDIERGEMVKRYEDRIDEIVSAEVYRIWKREILLLDDYGNEMILPKNQQIPRDYFNKGDNVRAVVHTIENMHTNPKVILSRTSPEFLKRLFEIEVPEIADGLVIIKEVIREPGDRAKVAVESYDDRIDPVGACVGMKGSRIHGVVRELKNENIDIINYTENDSLFITRSLSPATITKIDIDKEKRTAFVYLKPDQVSLAIGKEGINIKLAAKLTGYEINVFRDIDEDEFDVELSEFVDEIENWVIEELKKIGCETAKSVLQYSKEALAKKTDLEEETIENVLNVLKEEFE, translated from the coding sequence ATGGATAGGGATAATATAATTGAATCGTTTGCGGGTTTAAAAGATATAAAAAATATTGATAGAGTTAAAATGATTAGGGTTCTTGAATCCGTATTTCTTGATTTAATTGAAAGAAAATTTGGTAGTGCCGAAAATTATGATATAATAATTAATGCTGAAAAAGGTGATATTCAAATATGGAGAAACAGAGAAATTGTTGAAGATAAAGATGTTGAAGATGATAACTCACAAATAGGAATTACAGAAGCACAAAAAATAGAAGAAGATTTTGAAGTTGGAGAAGACATATCAGATGAAATAAAAATAGCCTCATTCGGAAGAAGAGCCATTCAAACTGCAAAAGTAAATATGCAGAATAAAATTATTGATATTGAACGTGGGGAGATGGTTAAAAGATACGAAGATAGGATTGATGAAATTGTTTCAGCAGAAGTGTATAGGATTTGGAAGAGAGAAATTCTTTTACTTGATGATTATGGCAATGAAATGATTCTTCCTAAAAACCAACAAATTCCAAGGGACTATTTTAACAAAGGAGACAATGTACGTGCTGTTGTTCATACAATTGAAAATATGCACACTAATCCCAAAGTAATTTTATCAAGAACATCTCCTGAATTTCTTAAAAGATTATTTGAAATAGAAGTTCCTGAAATAGCTGATGGCTTGGTTATTATAAAAGAAGTAATTAGAGAACCGGGAGACAGAGCAAAAGTTGCTGTTGAATCTTATGATGATAGAATAGACCCCGTAGGTGCATGTGTTGGAATGAAAGGCTCAAGAATACATGGTGTTGTTAGAGAATTAAAAAATGAAAATATTGATATCATTAATTATACAGAAAATGATTCATTATTTATAACTCGTTCATTAAGTCCTGCAACAATAACAAAGATTGATATTGATAAAGAAAAAAGAACTGCTTTTGTTTATTTAAAACCCGATCAGGTTTCACTGGCAATAGGTAAAGAAGGTATTAATATTAAATTAGCAGCTAAGCTTACAGGTTACGAAATTAATGTTTTTAGAGATATTGATGAAGATGAGTTTGATGTAGAATTAAGTGAATTTGTTGACGAAATTGAAAATTGGGTAATAGAAGAGTTGAAAAAAATAGGATGCGAAACCGCAAAAAGTGTTTTGCAATATTCAAAAGAGGCATTAGCAAAAAAAACTGATTTAGAGGAAGAAACAATAGAGAATGTATTAAATGTTCTTAAAGAAGAATTTGAATAA
- a CDS encoding phosphoadenylyl-sulfate reductase, with protein sequence MKNKINELNSKLKNASAEDILKFFLKEYKSKITFSSSLGAEDQVLTDMIVKIDKSTKIFTLDTGRMFYETYDTLDKTNSRYGIKIEIKFPEYEAVEKMVNEKGINLFYESIENRKLCCNIRKLIPIRRALEGYDVWITGLRQGQSVTREEMKIVEWDNDFKIIKINPLLNWSEKDIWDYIRKTKIPYNILHDKGYPSIGCAPCTRAVEKGEEARNGRWWWENPETKECGLHLQVKTS encoded by the coding sequence ATGAAAAACAAAATAAACGAATTAAATTCTAAGTTAAAAAACGCTAGTGCAGAAGATATTTTAAAGTTTTTTTTAAAGGAATACAAAAGCAAAATCACATTTTCAAGTAGTCTGGGAGCAGAGGATCAGGTATTGACAGACATGATTGTAAAAATTGATAAAAGCACCAAAATTTTTACACTTGATACAGGTAGAATGTTTTACGAAACCTATGATACTCTTGACAAAACAAACTCAAGGTATGGGATAAAAATTGAAATAAAATTTCCTGAGTACGAAGCTGTAGAAAAAATGGTTAATGAAAAAGGAATTAATCTTTTTTACGAAAGTATAGAAAATAGAAAATTATGCTGTAACATCAGAAAATTGATTCCAATAAGAAGAGCTTTAGAAGGTTATGATGTTTGGATAACAGGATTAAGACAAGGGCAATCGGTTACTAGGGAAGAAATGAAAATAGTTGAATGGGATAATGATTTTAAAATAATTAAAATAAATCCATTGTTAAACTGGTCGGAAAAAGATATATGGGATTATATTCGCAAAACGAAAATTCCCTACAACATTCTTCACGACAAGGGATATCCAAGCATAGGTTGTGCACCTTGTACAAGAGCAGTTGAAAAAGGAGAAGAAGCAAGAAACGGTAGATGGTGGTGGGAAAATCCTGAAACAAAAGAATGCGGATTGCATTTGCAGGTAAAGACGAGTTAG
- the metG gene encoding methionine--tRNA ligase, producing the protein MQNKKNMSYPQRYTVTTALPYANGPIHIGHLAGVYIPADIYVRYLRLNNKEVIFIGGSDEHGVPISLKARTDGKNPQQIVDKYHQMIEKSFKEFGISFDIYSRTSSKIHHKTASEFFKKLYDKGIFVEKTEKQLYDEKEKMFLADRYVIGSCPKCGFEEAYGDQCEKCGSALSPRELKNPKSKLSGNQPVLKETKHWYLPLKDFEAWLKEWIIEGKKGKWRSNVYGQCSSWINDGLRSRAVTRDLNWGVPVPIENAEGKVIYVWFDAPIGYISATKELTKDWEKWWKDKDTKLLHFIGKDNIVFHCIIFPAMLKAEGSYILPDNVPANEFMNLEGEKISTSKNWAVWLHEYLKDFPEKQDVLRYVLTSNAPEAKDSDFIWKDFKTRNNNELVALLGNFINRVVVLTEKYFDGKVPETQNTNDLKDINIEGIKAKVSKALENYKFREGLSEMMNLARAGNKYLAETEPWKLIKTDKEKVGTILNNCIQISANVAILMNPFLPFTSEKIMNIFNMNSDVLDWDNIGKTDLIKAGKKLNKAKLLFEKLDDKVIDKQYQKLKASLQQNKKMEEKKEEISFDDFIKMDIKVAEIIEAEKVPKTDKLLKLKLDLGSEQKTVVSGIAHIYEAQEIIGKRVSYLQNLKPRKIRGIESSGMILMVQEKDGNLIFLSPEKDAELGASVG; encoded by the coding sequence GTGCAAAATAAAAAAAATATGTCATATCCCCAAAGATACACTGTAACAACTGCATTACCTTATGCAAATGGTCCAATTCATATCGGACATTTAGCAGGAGTTTATATTCCTGCGGATATTTATGTAAGATATTTAAGACTAAACAATAAAGAGGTTATTTTTATTGGAGGTTCTGATGAACACGGAGTTCCAATAAGTTTAAAAGCAAGAACTGATGGTAAAAATCCCCAACAAATCGTGGATAAATATCATCAAATGATAGAGAAATCTTTTAAAGAATTTGGAATTAGTTTTGATATTTATTCAAGAACGTCATCTAAAATACATCACAAAACAGCTTCGGAATTTTTTAAAAAACTTTACGATAAAGGTATTTTTGTAGAAAAAACCGAAAAGCAACTTTATGATGAAAAAGAAAAAATGTTCCTTGCCGACAGATATGTTATTGGCAGCTGTCCTAAATGTGGATTTGAGGAAGCTTATGGAGATCAATGCGAAAAATGTGGCTCAGCACTTAGTCCCAGAGAACTAAAAAATCCGAAATCTAAATTATCAGGAAACCAACCTGTTTTGAAAGAAACAAAACATTGGTATTTGCCTCTTAAAGATTTTGAAGCTTGGCTCAAAGAGTGGATAATTGAAGGAAAAAAAGGTAAATGGAGATCAAATGTTTATGGGCAATGTAGCTCTTGGATTAATGATGGACTGCGTTCTAGGGCTGTTACACGTGATTTAAATTGGGGCGTGCCTGTGCCAATTGAAAATGCTGAGGGAAAAGTAATTTATGTTTGGTTTGATGCACCAATAGGATATATATCTGCAACCAAGGAATTAACAAAGGATTGGGAAAAGTGGTGGAAAGATAAAGACACCAAACTTTTACATTTTATTGGAAAAGATAATATTGTTTTTCATTGCATAATTTTTCCTGCAATGTTAAAAGCTGAAGGAAGTTACATTTTACCCGACAATGTACCGGCAAACGAATTTATGAATCTTGAAGGGGAAAAAATATCAACTTCTAAAAACTGGGCGGTTTGGCTTCATGAATATCTGAAGGATTTTCCTGAAAAGCAAGATGTTTTAAGATATGTACTAACTTCAAACGCACCGGAAGCAAAAGACAGCGATTTTATTTGGAAGGATTTTAAGACAAGAAATAACAATGAACTTGTAGCTCTTTTAGGAAATTTTATTAACAGAGTGGTGGTTCTTACTGAAAAATATTTTGACGGTAAAGTTCCCGAAACACAAAATACTAATGACCTTAAGGACATTAATATTGAAGGTATAAAAGCTAAAGTGTCAAAGGCTTTAGAGAATTATAAATTCAGAGAAGGACTATCAGAAATGATGAATTTGGCTAGAGCAGGGAATAAATATTTAGCAGAAACAGAGCCTTGGAAATTAATAAAGACAGACAAAGAAAAAGTAGGAACAATTTTAAATAATTGTATTCAGATTTCAGCAAATGTAGCGATTTTAATGAATCCATTTTTACCTTTTACATCAGAAAAAATTATGAACATATTTAACATGAATTCTGATGTTTTGGATTGGGATAATATTGGAAAAACAGATTTAATAAAAGCAGGGAAGAAGCTTAATAAAGCAAAATTATTATTTGAAAAACTTGATGATAAAGTTATTGACAAACAATACCAAAAATTAAAAGCAAGCTTGCAACAGAACAAAAAAATGGAAGAAAAAAAAGAAGAAATCAGCTTTGACGATTTTATAAAAATGGATATTAAAGTTGCCGAAATTATTGAAGCGGAAAAAGTTCCTAAAACAGACAAACTTTTAAAACTAAAACTTGACTTAGGAAGTGAACAAAAAACTGTTGTTTCGGGAATTGCACATATTTATGAAGCACAAGAAATAATTGGAAAAAGAGTAAGCTATCTACAAAATTTAAAACCAAGAAAAATACGAGGCATCGAATCATCCGGGATGATTTTGATGGTTCAAGAAAAAGATGGGAATTTAATTTTTCTTAGTCCCGAAAAAGATGCTGAACTTGGAGCAAGTGTTGGTTAA
- a CDS encoding rhomboid family intramembrane serine protease, which produces MDKEEKKKIKDGLFLALSFILILWIVKLIEINFDISFIKYSMYPRKLSGLKGIITTPLIHENLMHLFNNSVPLFVSIIGIMYFFRKHAFQIFALIYLVTHFIIWLTAPQSFIIGASGLVYAYLSFLFFVSAFGSNKNMLALSLILIFAYGTMIWGIIPVNTNISWESHLIGAITGFVFAIFYKNKGPKEEKFDWEDEEEFDEEKNIDQMDDDEINEFIERNRKK; this is translated from the coding sequence TTGGACAAAGAAGAAAAAAAGAAAATTAAAGACGGGTTATTTTTAGCTCTTTCCTTTATCCTTATTTTGTGGATAGTAAAACTTATTGAAATTAATTTTGACATCAGTTTTATAAAATATTCTATGTACCCGAGAAAATTAAGTGGTTTAAAAGGAATTATTACCACTCCTTTAATTCACGAAAATCTTATGCATTTGTTCAATAATTCCGTTCCACTTTTTGTTTCCATTATTGGAATAATGTATTTTTTTAGAAAGCACGCTTTTCAAATATTTGCTTTAATATACCTTGTTACTCATTTTATAATTTGGCTTACAGCTCCACAATCATTTATTATTGGAGCCAGCGGATTGGTTTACGCATATCTTTCATTTTTATTTTTTGTTTCCGCCTTTGGTAGCAACAAAAATATGCTTGCTCTTTCATTGATTCTTATTTTTGCTTATGGAACAATGATTTGGGGTATCATTCCTGTTAACACAAATATTTCATGGGAGTCTCATTTGATTGGTGCAATTACAGGATTTGTTTTTGCAATATTTTATAAAAACAAAGGACCTAAAGAAGAAAAGTTTGATTGGGAAGACGAAGAAGAATTTGATGAAGAAAAAAATATTGACCAAATGGATGATGATGAAATAAATGAATTTATTGAACGTAACAGAAAAAAATAA
- the infB gene encoding translation initiation factor IF-2 translates to MTEKTKAKRLSKVAREFNIATTTIIEFLKDKKIDIGSDPNPNTKLDSDVIKLLLGNFSSDKLEKEYTDEENAKDIKEEEERIRKIEEREEYLREVKEELLEKEEEKDAKEEQVEAKDEEEKIEIPEEKQPKAKEEQPEIIEEKKEEKTEPKKVEKEEKEEEKVVIESKKKDEEPVKEIEEKEKTIEKKDEVKSLKIVGKIKLEDPKEKKKAKKEKKKLEKEKEESKKKEKKEAKKEEEKKKKEEKEQGKEIEEKKDDVKEIEEKKIETEPKEKTEQDKEAVVKKEAKEEEVPEGKGLKIIGKIDVDQFTKKKKKRKPVASTSDPKSIKRKRRRVFSKKAKPNVGTNKVQKDKNKPKKKPIVVDDKQIQKQVSSTLAKLTSKQKGEGVQKAKERKKKKKEIRQKQKEESLQQEKNILELIEFITVNELANMMDVHVTEVIMVCMNLGLMVNINQRLDAETIQVVADEFGFETKFKSESTNEPSLEEPDNEENLAPRSPVVTIMGHVDHGKTSLLDYIRKSQIIKGEAGGITQHIGAYKVDLKNGKSIAFLDTPGHEAFTSMRARGAKVTDIVIVVVAADDNVMPQTKEAISHAQAANVPIVFAINKIDREVSDPEKIKKQLSEMNLLVEDWGGKIQSQEISAKTGLNVDELLEKVLLEAEMLELTADNKKRGTGTVVEASLDKGKGIITNILIQKGTIKIGDSIIAGAYYGRVKAMVNEYGKKVKIAGPSTPVEILGLDGAPTAGDVFYVLESEHKAKSLANQRKRLLREQGIRASKHITLEEIGRRIALGSFKELNVIIKGDVDGSVEALSDSLQKLSNEEVQVNIVHKGVGQISESDILLATATDAIIIGFQVRPSLNARKLAEKDGIDVRTYSVIYDAIEELKLAIEGMLEPTEKEVIVCNIEVRDVFKITKAGTIAGSKVMDGKITRNTNIRVLREGVIVFTGEIDSLKRFKEDAKEVKSGYECGIGIKNFNDIKVGDIIEGYKIEMVKKELK, encoded by the coding sequence ATGACAGAAAAAACAAAGGCAAAAAGATTATCAAAAGTTGCTAGAGAATTTAATATTGCAACAACAACAATAATTGAATTTTTAAAGGATAAAAAGATTGATATCGGAAGCGATCCAAATCCAAATACAAAATTAGATTCGGATGTTATAAAACTATTATTGGGAAATTTTAGTTCGGATAAATTAGAAAAAGAATATACAGATGAGGAAAATGCTAAAGATATTAAAGAAGAAGAAGAGCGAATAAGAAAAATTGAAGAAAGAGAAGAGTACTTAAGAGAAGTTAAAGAAGAATTACTTGAAAAAGAGGAAGAAAAGGATGCTAAAGAAGAACAAGTAGAGGCAAAAGATGAAGAAGAAAAAATAGAAATACCAGAGGAAAAACAGCCTAAGGCAAAAGAAGAACAGCCTGAAATAATTGAGGAAAAAAAGGAAGAAAAAACAGAACCTAAGAAAGTTGAAAAAGAGGAAAAAGAGGAAGAAAAAGTAGTAATAGAAAGCAAAAAGAAAGACGAAGAACCCGTTAAAGAAATTGAAGAAAAAGAAAAAACAATAGAAAAAAAGGATGAAGTAAAAAGTTTAAAAATAGTAGGAAAAATAAAATTAGAAGATCCAAAAGAAAAGAAAAAAGCTAAAAAAGAGAAGAAAAAATTAGAAAAAGAGAAAGAAGAGTCAAAGAAAAAAGAAAAAAAGGAAGCCAAGAAAGAGGAAGAAAAAAAGAAGAAAGAAGAGAAAGAACAGGGCAAAGAAATAGAAGAAAAAAAGGATGATGTTAAGGAAATAGAAGAAAAAAAGATAGAGACAGAACCAAAAGAAAAAACAGAGCAAGATAAAGAAGCAGTAGTAAAAAAGGAAGCGAAAGAAGAAGAGGTACCGGAAGGAAAAGGATTAAAAATTATAGGAAAAATAGACGTTGATCAATTTACCAAAAAGAAGAAAAAAAGAAAACCTGTTGCATCAACATCTGACCCTAAATCAATAAAAAGAAAAAGAAGAAGAGTTTTTTCTAAAAAAGCAAAACCAAATGTAGGCACGAATAAAGTTCAAAAAGATAAAAACAAACCAAAAAAGAAACCTATCGTTGTTGATGATAAGCAAATCCAAAAGCAAGTATCTTCAACATTAGCAAAATTAACTAGTAAACAAAAAGGCGAAGGCGTTCAGAAGGCAAAAGAAAGAAAAAAGAAGAAGAAAGAAATAAGGCAAAAGCAAAAAGAAGAAAGCCTACAGCAAGAAAAAAATATCCTTGAACTAATAGAATTTATTACCGTAAATGAATTAGCAAACATGATGGACGTGCATGTTACAGAAGTTATAATGGTATGTATGAATTTGGGTTTGATGGTAAATATAAATCAAAGATTAGATGCAGAAACAATACAGGTTGTTGCTGATGAATTTGGTTTTGAAACAAAATTTAAAAGTGAAAGTACCAACGAGCCATCATTGGAAGAGCCTGATAACGAAGAAAATCTTGCTCCAAGATCACCTGTTGTTACAATCATGGGTCATGTTGACCACGGAAAAACATCCCTACTTGACTATATCAGAAAATCACAGATTATTAAAGGTGAAGCAGGGGGAATTACTCAGCACATAGGGGCTTATAAAGTAGATTTAAAAAATGGCAAATCGATAGCATTTTTAGATACTCCCGGTCACGAAGCATTTACATCAATGAGAGCAAGAGGAGCAAAAGTAACAGACATTGTTATTGTTGTTGTTGCTGCTGATGATAACGTTATGCCACAAACAAAAGAAGCTATCAGCCACGCACAGGCAGCTAATGTTCCCATTGTTTTTGCAATAAATAAAATTGATAGAGAAGTTTCTGATCCTGAAAAAATAAAAAAACAACTTTCGGAAATGAATTTGTTAGTTGAAGACTGGGGAGGGAAAATACAAAGTCAGGAAATTTCTGCAAAAACAGGATTAAATGTTGATGAGCTATTAGAAAAAGTTCTTTTAGAAGCAGAAATGTTAGAGTTAACAGCAGATAATAAAAAAAGAGGAACAGGTACTGTTGTAGAAGCGTCTCTTGATAAAGGTAAAGGGATAATTACAAATATTCTTATACAAAAAGGAACAATAAAAATAGGTGATTCAATAATTGCCGGTGCTTATTACGGAAGGGTAAAAGCTATGGTTAATGAGTATGGTAAAAAAGTAAAAATAGCTGGACCATCAACACCTGTAGAAATATTAGGCTTAGATGGAGCACCCACAGCAGGAGATGTTTTTTATGTATTGGAAAGCGAACACAAAGCCAAATCTTTAGCAAATCAAAGAAAACGATTATTAAGAGAGCAAGGAATTAGAGCTTCAAAACATATAACACTTGAAGAAATCGGTAGAAGAATCGCACTTGGTAGTTTCAAAGAATTAAATGTAATTATTAAGGGTGATGTTGATGGTTCTGTAGAAGCATTATCAGATTCATTGCAAAAATTATCGAATGAAGAAGTTCAAGTGAATATTGTTCATAAAGGAGTAGGTCAAATTTCTGAATCAGATATTCTTCTTGCTACAGCAACTGATGCGATTATTATTGGTTTCCAAGTACGACCATCATTGAATGCACGTAAATTAGCAGAAAAAGATGGAATTGACGTAAGAACATATTCTGTAATTTATGATGCTATTGAAGAATTGAAACTCGCAATAGAGGGTATGCTTGAACCCACCGAAAAAGAGGTTATTGTTTGTAATATTGAAGTTAGAGATGTCTTTAAAATTACTAAAGCTGGAACTATCGCAGGTAGTAAAGTAATGGATGGGAAAATTACAAGAAATACAAATATAAGAGTTCTTAGAGAAGGAGTAATAGTTTTTACAGGAGAAATAGATTCTTTAAAACGATTTAAAGAAGATGCAAAAGAAGTAAAATCCGGATATGAATGTGGAATAGGAATTAAGAACTTTAATGATATTAAAGTAGGAGATATTATTGAAGGCTACAAAATTGAAATGGTTAAAAAAGAATTAAAATAG
- a CDS encoding nucleoside deaminase, translated as MLENIYSDEYFMKKAFEEAQLAFENDEVPVGAVVVNNNQIIGKGHNQVEMLNDVTAHAEILALTAASNFFGSKYLENCKIYVTLEPCAMCATAISSAQISEIIYGATDPKKGFSLFLPSLINSKIIVKKGIYEEK; from the coding sequence ATGTTAGAAAATATCTATTCGGATGAATACTTTATGAAAAAAGCTTTTGAGGAAGCTCAATTAGCTTTTGAAAATGATGAAGTTCCTGTTGGTGCTGTGGTGGTAAACAATAATCAAATTATTGGCAAAGGACACAATCAGGTAGAGATGTTAAACGATGTAACAGCCCATGCAGAAATACTTGCATTAACTGCAGCAAGTAATTTTTTCGGCTCAAAATATTTAGAAAATTGCAAAATTTATGTTACACTTGAGCCATGTGCAATGTGTGCCACAGCAATTAGTTCAGCACAAATTTCTGAAATTATTTATGGAGCAACAGACCCCAAAAAAGGTTTTTCATTGTTTCTGCCATCACTAATAAATTCTAAAATAATAGTTAAAAAAGGAATTTATGAGGAGAAA